A window from Acidimicrobiia bacterium encodes these proteins:
- a CDS encoding MBOAT family protein, with translation MLFPTVTFALFFLIVLPVSWLLMPHRSAWRYFMLGASWFFYGYWNWRFVGLLILATVWNWGFGQFLHARHTEWLRRGALAVAVIGNLGVLGYFKYYGFFITEFQNMLARFGVEQTPTIVTVTLPVGISFFTFQALSYVIDVYRRDIESTDLLSFAVYLAFFPQLVAGPIVRASEFLPQLRHRADPRHVDSSRAFFLILSGLFKKVVLADFLAKMIVDPVFADPSQSSALETLIGVYGFAVQIYADFSGYTDIAIGVALLLGFRFPDNFNSPYTAESIQDFWRRWHMTLSRWLRDYLYVPLGGNRGSGLATYRNLFLTMVIGGLWHGAAWNFVIWGAIHGTVMAIERYMKDQRRAQGLPEPPDTFARRWARRFVTFQIVCFAWVFFRADTFGDAMEMLGRLVSGWGAPTELVTPAVLLAITYGIATQYVPRNAIAWMQATFSRLSPVWQGLALAFGLLIIDAMGPEGVSPFIYFAF, from the coding sequence ATGCTCTTCCCGACCGTCACCTTCGCGCTGTTCTTCCTGATCGTCCTCCCGGTCAGCTGGCTGCTCATGCCGCACCGGAGCGCGTGGCGGTACTTCATGCTCGGCGCGAGCTGGTTCTTCTACGGCTACTGGAACTGGCGCTTCGTCGGCCTGCTCATCCTCGCGACCGTGTGGAACTGGGGCTTCGGGCAGTTCCTGCACGCCCGTCATACGGAATGGCTGCGGCGCGGCGCCCTGGCCGTGGCCGTCATCGGGAACCTGGGAGTTCTCGGCTACTTCAAGTACTACGGCTTCTTCATCACCGAGTTCCAGAACATGCTCGCCCGCTTCGGCGTCGAGCAGACCCCGACGATCGTCACCGTCACGTTGCCGGTCGGGATCTCGTTCTTCACGTTCCAGGCACTCAGCTACGTGATCGACGTCTACCGCCGCGACATCGAGTCGACCGACCTCCTCAGCTTCGCGGTGTACCTGGCGTTCTTCCCGCAGCTGGTCGCCGGGCCGATCGTGCGCGCGTCGGAGTTCCTCCCGCAGTTGCGCCACCGCGCGGATCCGCGGCACGTCGACTCGTCCCGGGCGTTCTTCCTCATCCTGTCGGGCCTCTTCAAGAAGGTCGTGCTCGCCGACTTCCTGGCGAAGATGATCGTCGACCCCGTCTTCGCAGATCCGAGCCAGTCGTCGGCGCTCGAGACGCTCATCGGCGTCTACGGCTTCGCCGTGCAGATCTACGCCGACTTCTCCGGTTACACCGACATCGCCATCGGTGTCGCGCTGCTGCTCGGCTTCCGCTTCCCCGACAACTTCAACTCCCCGTACACAGCGGAATCGATCCAGGACTTCTGGCGTCGCTGGCACATGACGCTGTCACGCTGGTTGCGCGACTACCTCTACGTCCCACTCGGCGGGAACAGGGGGAGCGGTCTGGCGACATACCGGAACCTGTTTCTCACGATGGTGATCGGCGGGCTCTGGCACGGAGCCGCGTGGAACTTCGTGATCTGGGGCGCCATCCACGGGACGGTGATGGCGATCGAGCGCTACATGAAGGACCAGCGCCGGGCCCAGGGGCTTCCCGAGCCACCCGACACGTTCGCCCGGCGCTGGGCCCGTCGGTTCGTGACGTTCCAGATCGTGTGCTTCGCGTGGGTCTTCTTCCGGGCGGACACCTTCGGCGACGCGATGGAGATGCTGGGCCGCCTGGTGAGCGGCTGGGGAGCCCCCACCGAGCTCGTCACACCCGCGGTGCTGCTCGCCATCACGTACGGCATCGCCACGCAGTACGTGCCACGCAACGCCATCGCCTGGATGCAGGCCACGTTCTCGCGCCTGAGCCCCGTGTGGCAGGGCCTCGCACTAGCGTTCGGGCTGCTCATCATCGACGCCATGGGCCCCGAAGGCGTGTCCCCGTTCATCTACTTCGCCTTCTGA
- the ychF gene encoding redox-regulated ATPase YchF, giving the protein MERFGLVGLPNAGKSSLFNALAGGGALAAPYPFATKDPNVGVAAVPDKRVEALAEMSDSKEAIHATVEFVDIGGLVAGASEGEGLGNQFLGAIREVDAVVYVLRAFEDDDVPGPSDPIEHLTTVETELTLADLETVESRIEKRRKAARLDKSLSREIEALEAALTALEEGTPVYRSTVTDEQRAELAPYFLLTAKPVLAVVNVGEDDVENLDVRAKPVVDEMSDRAEVLPMSVQLEAEAALLREDERAELLEGFGLGEGALVKFVHAAYHLLGRRTFLTTGEKETRAWTFRAGARAPQAAGVIHTDFERGFIRAETVHWDVLLEAGSWAAAREKGLVRSEGKDYEVVDGDVMEFRFNV; this is encoded by the coding sequence ATGGAACGCTTCGGCCTGGTCGGCCTCCCCAATGCCGGCAAGTCGTCGCTCTTCAACGCGCTGGCCGGTGGCGGCGCCCTGGCGGCCCCCTACCCCTTCGCCACGAAGGATCCCAACGTGGGTGTGGCCGCCGTGCCCGACAAGCGGGTCGAGGCACTCGCGGAGATGAGCGACTCCAAGGAGGCGATCCACGCCACCGTGGAGTTCGTCGACATCGGCGGTCTCGTCGCCGGTGCCAGTGAGGGAGAGGGCCTCGGCAACCAGTTCCTCGGCGCCATCCGGGAGGTCGACGCCGTCGTCTACGTGCTGCGCGCTTTCGAGGACGACGACGTCCCCGGCCCGTCGGACCCCATCGAGCACCTCACCACGGTCGAGACCGAGCTCACACTCGCCGACCTCGAGACCGTGGAATCGCGCATCGAGAAGCGCCGCAAGGCCGCACGTCTCGACAAGTCGCTGAGCAGGGAGATCGAGGCACTCGAGGCGGCACTCACCGCTCTGGAGGAGGGCACGCCCGTCTACCGCTCCACCGTCACCGACGAGCAACGAGCGGAGCTGGCGCCGTACTTCCTCCTCACGGCCAAGCCGGTGCTGGCGGTCGTGAACGTGGGGGAGGACGACGTCGAGAACCTCGACGTCCGCGCCAAACCCGTCGTCGACGAGATGAGCGACCGCGCCGAGGTGCTGCCCATGTCGGTGCAGCTCGAGGCCGAGGCGGCGCTGCTCCGCGAGGACGAGCGCGCGGAGCTCCTCGAGGGGTTCGGCCTCGGCGAGGGCGCGCTCGTGAAGTTCGTGCACGCCGCCTACCACCTGCTGGGCCGGCGGACCTTCCTCACCACCGGTGAGAAGGAAACGCGTGCGTGGACCTTCCGTGCCGGTGCCCGCGCACCGCAGGCCGCCGGCGTGATCCACACCGACTTCGAACGGGGCTTCATCCGTGCCGAGACCGTGCACTGGGACGTTCTCCTGGAGGCCGGTTCCTGGGCGGCTGCGCGCGAGAAGGGCCTCGTGCGCTCCGAGGGCAAGGACTACGAGGTCGTCGACGGCGACGTGATGGAGTTCCGCTTCAACGTGTGA
- a CDS encoding DUF459 domain-containing protein, whose product MPAGHVILTVVVGLLVASFLNADALKRTAETQLEQDSLRQDVALAFAKPLDAVSNFFRITWPRDQLDDALGKRQGAAFETAEPEDLPDPTIDSAPAPNATPTTLPPPTPVTADDPLRVWIGGDSLAGEYGIQLSRRLNDTGVVETNRAGDVEVSSGLARPDVFNWPAQAEAAGGLFDADVMAFIFGLNDDQNMELPEGGSATFGSDEWIAEYSRRVGGMMDQQVGSGRTVVWLGIPPIRDSGNPRNKNYELINSIYEEQASLRPEVIFVDTWDIVTNEDGDYADVIGDGSGGSVRCRTPDGIHLETGCAGFVADATMNQLSDYYTLG is encoded by the coding sequence ATGCCGGCCGGCCACGTGATCCTCACCGTGGTCGTGGGTCTCCTCGTGGCGTCGTTCCTCAACGCCGACGCGCTGAAGCGCACCGCCGAGACGCAGCTCGAGCAGGACAGCCTTCGCCAGGACGTGGCGCTGGCCTTCGCCAAGCCGCTCGACGCCGTGTCGAACTTCTTCCGGATCACATGGCCCCGCGACCAGCTCGACGACGCACTCGGCAAGAGACAGGGCGCGGCATTCGAGACTGCGGAGCCCGAGGACCTTCCCGACCCGACGATCGACAGCGCTCCGGCACCCAACGCGACGCCCACCACTCTCCCACCACCCACACCCGTCACCGCCGACGACCCCCTACGTGTCTGGATCGGGGGCGACTCGCTGGCCGGCGAGTACGGCATCCAGCTGTCGCGCCGGCTCAACGACACGGGCGTGGTGGAGACGAACCGCGCCGGCGACGTGGAGGTGTCGAGCGGCCTGGCGCGTCCCGACGTCTTCAACTGGCCGGCTCAGGCCGAAGCGGCCGGCGGCCTGTTCGACGCCGACGTGATGGCGTTCATCTTCGGGCTCAACGACGACCAGAACATGGAACTCCCCGAGGGCGGGAGTGCCACATTCGGGAGCGACGAGTGGATCGCCGAGTACTCACGGCGGGTCGGCGGGATGATGGACCAGCAGGTGGGCAGCGGCCGCACCGTCGTGTGGCTCGGAATCCCCCCGATTCGCGACAGCGGCAATCCGCGCAACAAGAACTACGAGCTCATCAACTCCATCTACGAGGAACAGGCGTCGCTTCGCCCGGAGGTGATCTTCGTCGACACCTGGGACATCGTGACCAACGAGGACGGCGACTACGCCGATGTGATCGGGGACGGCTCGGGCGGATCGGTGCGCTGTCGCACACCCGACGGCATCCACCTCGAGACCGGATGTGCGGGCTTCGTCGCCGACGCGACGATGAACCAACTCTCCGACTACTACACGCTCGGGTAG
- a CDS encoding thioesterase family protein, giving the protein MSDLRALFEQRDSGAEQRHGGEGVFVATDWSGGPWDPNAAHGGAPAALLARAIEHHDPELPGFVARLTVELLRPVPLHVPLEVSSATVRPGRKVALVEASITSEGTPVATARALLIRRADLPVPDTAHTDDVLAMSPSEAAPVELRISDHEAPDGDSVWSGYGQANDSRVVAGTFETEGPGTAWFRLTVPVLVDEPLTPLMRVMAAADFPNGISRTLDWEKYLFINPDLTVALHRYPEGEWVALDAVSIFGNDGHGQSEAVLYDETGRIGRAVQSLFVDRY; this is encoded by the coding sequence GTGAGCGACCTCCGCGCGCTGTTCGAGCAACGGGACTCCGGTGCCGAGCAACGGCACGGAGGAGAAGGCGTCTTCGTGGCGACCGACTGGTCCGGTGGGCCGTGGGACCCGAATGCCGCGCACGGGGGCGCTCCGGCCGCTCTGCTGGCGCGCGCGATCGAGCATCACGATCCCGAGCTACCGGGATTCGTGGCGCGTCTCACGGTCGAGTTGCTGCGTCCGGTGCCGCTCCACGTCCCGTTGGAGGTGTCATCGGCGACGGTCCGCCCGGGCCGCAAGGTCGCGCTCGTCGAAGCGTCGATCACCTCCGAGGGCACACCCGTGGCGACGGCGCGGGCGCTCCTGATCCGTCGGGCCGACCTCCCCGTTCCCGACACAGCCCACACGGACGATGTTCTGGCCATGTCTCCGTCGGAGGCCGCACCCGTCGAGCTGCGGATCTCGGACCACGAGGCGCCCGACGGTGACTCGGTGTGGTCCGGCTACGGCCAGGCCAACGACAGCCGCGTCGTCGCCGGCACCTTCGAGACCGAGGGGCCGGGAACGGCCTGGTTCCGTCTCACGGTCCCGGTACTGGTCGACGAGCCACTCACACCTCTCATGCGCGTGATGGCGGCTGCCGACTTCCCCAACGGCATCAGTCGCACGCTCGACTGGGAGAAGTACCTGTTCATCAACCCCGACCTCACGGTGGCGCTTCACCGCTACCCCGAGGGGGAGTGGGTCGCGCTCGACGCCGTGTCGATCTTCGGCAACGACGGCCACGGCCAGAGCGAAGCCGTCCTCTACGACGAGACCGGCCGCATCGGCCGCGCCGTCCAGAGCCTCTTCGTGGACAGGTACTAA
- a CDS encoding DUF192 domain-containing protein gives MAWLLRDGDVLATAEIAADRRSRRRGLLGRDGIDGALVLRPCRHVHTIRMRFPIDVALVRDDGTVLETAELRPWRLGPLVRGCAWVVEAEAGSFERWSLRPGDQLEVKE, from the coding sequence ATGGCGTGGTTGCTCCGTGACGGTGACGTACTCGCCACCGCCGAGATCGCCGCGGACCGCCGCTCCCGCCGCCGGGGACTCCTCGGGCGCGACGGCATCGACGGCGCCCTGGTGCTCCGCCCCTGCCGCCATGTGCACACCATCCGGATGCGCTTCCCGATCGACGTGGCGCTCGTGCGTGACGACGGCACCGTTCTCGAGACGGCCGAGCTCCGCCCGTGGCGTCTCGGCCCGTTGGTGCGTGGATGCGCGTGGGTCGTCGAGGCCGAGGCCGGCTCGTTCGAGCGGTGGTCGCTGAGGCCCGGGGACCAGCTCGAGGTGAAGGAGTGA
- a CDS encoding dihydrodipicolinate synthase family protein — protein MPGAVFEGVGVALLTFFDDSGALDADACAGHAARLVDAGVRAVVVAGTTGEAAMLTAAERVELLEAVRAGVSGVPVIAGSGAPSIRGAVELTGDALEHGADAVLVLSPPEAGDTVPYYEAVVEAAGDVPVLAYHYPEVSPPGITLDDLVRLPVAGCKDSTGDPERLLEELEAWDRPVYTGSSAMLSFAGPMGATGAILGLANLEPGLCARAFTGDMQAQRDLVGAHLASRERFPAALKEAVGAAYGTPVSTRAAV, from the coding sequence GTGCCGGGAGCCGTGTTCGAGGGTGTCGGGGTGGCGCTGCTGACGTTCTTCGACGACTCCGGCGCGCTCGACGCCGACGCCTGCGCCGGTCACGCGGCGCGCCTCGTCGACGCGGGCGTCCGGGCCGTCGTTGTGGCGGGCACGACGGGCGAGGCGGCGATGCTGACGGCCGCCGAGAGGGTCGAGCTGCTGGAGGCGGTTCGGGCCGGCGTGTCGGGGGTGCCCGTCATCGCGGGAAGCGGGGCGCCGTCGATCCGGGGTGCCGTCGAGCTCACCGGCGACGCCCTCGAACACGGCGCCGACGCGGTCCTCGTGCTGTCACCGCCGGAGGCGGGCGACACGGTGCCCTACTACGAGGCTGTCGTGGAGGCCGCCGGCGATGTTCCGGTGCTGGCCTACCACTATCCGGAGGTGAGCCCGCCCGGGATCACCCTCGACGACCTGGTACGGCTTCCCGTGGCGGGCTGCAAGGACTCCACCGGTGATCCCGAGCGGCTTCTGGAGGAGCTCGAGGCGTGGGACCGGCCCGTGTACACGGGCTCGTCGGCGATGCTCAGCTTCGCGGGGCCCATGGGGGCGACCGGGGCGATCCTCGGGCTCGCCAACCTCGAGCCCGGGTTGTGTGCCCGCGCCTTCACGGGCGACATGCAGGCCCAGCGCGACCTCGTCGGCGCACACCTGGCGTCGCGCGAGCGGTTCCCGGCCGCCCTCAAGGAGGCGGTGGGAGCGGCGTACGGAACTCCCGTCTCGACCCGGGCGGCCGTGTGA